From the genome of Populus alba chromosome 10, ASM523922v2, whole genome shotgun sequence, one region includes:
- the LOC118043148 gene encoding protein VERNALIZATION 3, producing MPRDREPLSVGRVIGDVLDPFTRSVSLRVTYNSREVNNGCELKPSHVVNQPRVDIGGEDLRTFYTLVMVDPDAPSPSNPNLREYLHWLVTDIPATTGANFGQEVVCYESPRPTAGIHRFVFVLFRQLGRQTVYPPGWRQNFNTRDFAELYNLGSPVAAVYFNCQRESGSGGRRS from the exons ATGCCTAGGGATAGAGAACCTCTTAGTGTTGGCCGCGTTATAGGGGACGTGTTGGACCCCTTCACAAGATCTGTCTCCCTCAGGGTCACTTACAATTCTAGAGAGGTTAACAATGGTTGTGAGCTCAAACCCTCTCACGTTGTCAACCAGCCCAGGGTTGATATCGGAGGGGAAGATCTAAGGACCTTCTACACTCTG GTTATGGTGGACCCTGATGCACCCAGCCCAAGTAACCCAAACCTCAGAGAATACTTGCATTG GTTGGTGACCGATATTCCAGCAACTACCGGTGCAAACTTTG GGCAAGAGGTTGTGTGTTATGAGAGCCCAAGGCCGACAGCAGGAATTCAtcgttttgtttttgtgttgtttcGGCAACTAGGCAGGCAAACAGTGTATCCTCCTGGGTGGCGCCAGAATTTCAACACCAGGGACTTTGCTGAACTCTACAATCTAGGGTCACCAGTAGCCGCGGTTTATTTCAACTGTCAGAGGGAGAGTGGCTCTGGTGGAAGGAGGTCATGA